The Solibacillus sp. FSL W7-1464 genome contains a region encoding:
- a CDS encoding MalY/PatB family protein, translated as MSIFNKVHERRSSASVKWDMMNVVYNLKDTTELLPMWVADMDFPPPAALTEALKTRLEHPIFGYTFADNDVKNAIVHWYNTRHQWTIDPDTIIFQPGVVPAIATIIETFTEPGDKIGMSTPAYPPFTNVPAAQKREVVTCELTEQNGHYTMNFEELEEMFRSGIKLFVLCNPHNPIGIVWCPEELEQLVALCIQYDVYLLSDEIHADISIQKAYTPVLTLSNANEAKIITCIAPTKTFNIAGIHAAMIVAPDRKLYTAIEKNTQAHGNLGLNTFASTAVKAVYTEGAPWLDELLGYLKNNMEYVVKELNAIEGLVVEIPDATYLMWIDYRKTGIEEKELMARLLSVGQVALDPGTKYGDAGKGFLRINVACPFGLLQDGVERIKRTMATFE; from the coding sequence ATGTCTATTTTTAATAAAGTTCATGAGCGTCGCAGTTCCGCATCCGTAAAATGGGATATGATGAATGTCGTCTACAATTTGAAAGATACAACAGAATTACTGCCGATGTGGGTAGCAGATATGGACTTTCCTCCACCTGCCGCTTTAACAGAAGCGTTAAAGACTCGATTAGAGCATCCTATCTTCGGCTACACGTTTGCCGACAACGATGTAAAAAATGCGATTGTTCACTGGTATAATACCCGCCATCAATGGACGATTGATCCGGATACGATTATTTTCCAGCCAGGCGTTGTGCCGGCAATCGCGACCATTATCGAAACATTTACAGAACCTGGCGATAAGATCGGGATGTCCACACCGGCTTATCCGCCATTCACCAATGTACCGGCTGCTCAGAAACGTGAAGTCGTGACATGTGAATTAACCGAACAAAACGGTCATTATACGATGAATTTTGAGGAACTTGAAGAGATGTTCCGCTCAGGTATTAAACTGTTTGTTTTATGTAATCCGCATAATCCCATCGGTATCGTATGGTGCCCGGAAGAACTGGAACAGTTAGTTGCACTATGTATTCAATATGATGTGTATCTATTATCCGATGAAATTCATGCCGATATTTCAATTCAAAAAGCGTATACACCTGTCTTAACATTATCCAATGCTAACGAGGCAAAAATCATCACATGTATTGCACCAACTAAAACTTTCAATATCGCCGGTATTCATGCCGCAATGATTGTTGCACCGGACCGAAAACTATATACAGCCATCGAAAAAAATACACAGGCTCACGGGAATTTAGGTTTAAATACATTTGCTTCGACTGCTGTAAAAGCTGTCTATACAGAAGGAGCACCGTGGTTGGACGAGCTTCTTGGTTATTTGAAGAACAATATGGAGTACGTAGTGAAGGAATTGAACGCTATTGAAGGACTTGTAGTGGAGATTCCCGATGCCACGTATTTAATGTGGATTGACTACCGCAAAACAGGGATTGAAGAAAAGGAACTGATGGCACGCCTTCTATCTGTAGGGCAAGTTGCGTTGGATCCAGGAACAAAATACGGGGATGCAGGAAAAGGCTTCTTACGCATCAATGTTGCTTGTCCATTTGGATTGTTGCAGGACGGGGTTGAACGTATTAAACGAACGATGGCGACATTCGAATAG
- a CDS encoding peptidylprolyl isomerase, producing the protein MFPQLSKELNPGEVMVEMNTTMGSIKIKLFPEHAPKTVENFLGHAKSGYYNGIIFHRVIPNFMVQGGDPTGTGMGGESIWGGTFEDECVPELMNIRGALSMANAGPGTNGSQFFIVQAPQVEVSMLKQMEVRGWSKEEVEFYKQNGGTPWLDGKHTVFGQVVEGMDVVDNIVKVDRNMHDKPKEDVKIESITVID; encoded by the coding sequence ATGTTTCCACAATTATCGAAAGAACTAAATCCAGGCGAAGTAATGGTAGAAATGAACACAACTATGGGTTCAATCAAAATTAAATTATTCCCGGAGCACGCACCAAAAACAGTTGAAAACTTTTTAGGTCATGCAAAATCAGGTTACTATAACGGTATTATTTTCCACCGTGTAATTCCGAACTTCATGGTTCAAGGTGGCGACCCAACTGGTACTGGTATGGGCGGCGAGTCTATTTGGGGCGGTACATTCGAAGATGAGTGTGTTCCTGAACTAATGAACATCCGCGGCGCACTATCAATGGCCAATGCAGGTCCTGGTACGAACGGATCTCAATTCTTCATCGTTCAAGCACCTCAAGTTGAAGTATCTATGCTAAAACAAATGGAAGTGCGCGGCTGGTCAAAAGAGGAAGTTGAGTTTTACAAACAAAACGGCGGTACACCATGGTTGGACGGCAAGCATACAGTATTTGGCCAAGTTGTTGAAGGTATGGATGTTGTTGACAATATTGTTAAAGTTGACCGAAATATGCATGATAAGCCTAAAGAAGATGTTAAGATTGAGTCAATCACAGTAATTGACTAA
- a CDS encoding MFS transporter has product MRHNFIIILISNFIVAASVTMIMPFLSLYIDTLGDFSDDYVQTWAGIIFAATFITAFLMSPIWGRIADKYGYKPIMIINCFGVGLSIFLMGYVQNVEQFFVLRLAMGVVTGFIPTSIAFISKHTPKEVAGKTLGTLQMGSVGGTLFGPVLGGLMADTFGFKYTFLITAVTITIAAIIIIFGIHEPAIIRKVKNAIYSRKNVIWAIFHHRLILNVMFVTSLIQIGNFSIQPLLSLYVSELTPSQEVAMLAGVTFSAAGLGNICFARFWGKLADHYGYERILSYLLILAVVFIIPQAFVTELWQLIILRFLFGIISGGLIPITSALIRREAPIEVQGEIMGYNQSFRFLGNIIGPVLGGVVASFGGIHSVFYTTGLLFLIGFVIMSFLKKLPTQYMDEMLKKHA; this is encoded by the coding sequence ATGAGACATAATTTCATCATCATTTTAATATCGAACTTCATTGTTGCGGCTTCTGTTACGATGATTATGCCGTTCCTGTCTTTATATATCGATACACTCGGTGATTTTTCGGATGACTATGTGCAAACATGGGCAGGAATTATCTTTGCTGCAACCTTTATTACAGCATTTTTAATGTCTCCGATCTGGGGGCGGATTGCCGACAAATACGGGTACAAGCCGATCATGATCATCAATTGCTTCGGCGTTGGGTTAAGTATCTTTTTAATGGGCTATGTTCAAAATGTCGAGCAGTTCTTTGTACTCAGGCTTGCGATGGGTGTTGTAACCGGTTTTATCCCTACTTCCATTGCGTTCATTAGTAAGCACACTCCAAAAGAAGTAGCCGGGAAAACGCTCGGGACATTGCAGATGGGCAGTGTTGGAGGGACATTATTCGGTCCAGTATTAGGCGGATTAATGGCCGATACTTTCGGGTTTAAGTACACTTTTCTCATTACAGCAGTCACAATTACAATTGCGGCGATTATTATTATTTTCGGCATTCATGAACCGGCCATTATCCGTAAAGTTAAAAATGCCATTTATTCAAGGAAAAATGTCATTTGGGCCATTTTCCACCACCGACTCATCTTAAATGTAATGTTCGTCACTTCACTCATTCAGATCGGGAACTTTAGTATTCAGCCATTGCTGTCCCTTTACGTATCCGAACTTACCCCTTCTCAGGAAGTCGCCATGCTCGCCGGCGTTACCTTTAGTGCTGCCGGGCTTGGTAATATATGTTTTGCTAGATTTTGGGGGAAATTGGCCGACCATTACGGATATGAACGAATTTTATCGTACTTGTTAATCCTTGCTGTCGTTTTCATCATTCCACAGGCATTCGTTACTGAGTTATGGCAGTTGATTATACTGCGATTCTTATTCGGTATTATCTCCGGCGGTCTCATTCCGATTACGTCCGCACTTATTCGCCGTGAAGCACCGATAGAAGTGCAAGGAGAAATTATGGGATACAACCAGAGTTTCCGTTTCCTTGGCAATATTATCGGGCCGGTATTAGGCGGGGTCGTAGCAAGCTTTGGCGGGATCCATTCCGTATTTTATACGACCGGCCTATTATTTTTAATCGGTTTTGTCATTATGAGCTTTTTGAAAAAGCTTCCGACTCAGTATATGGACGAGATGTTGAAAAAACATGCTTAA
- a CDS encoding transglycosylase domain-containing protein, with protein MKQLFGYIVILSSIPLLLLIGNEVWKEMAKAEQYEQLIKQSIVLPEVTSTSPITLYDANNKIFSEEYTEWSQPLTLDEVPEIAKQLFIYSEDESFYEHIGFDVSAIARALLANKSEQSIQQGGSTITQQLVRMRYLTTDKTYERKLMELFYAYEIEKSYSKDEIFEMYLNEMYFSNQVYGIGAAATYYFNRPLSKLSIPEIAFIAAIPNNPSLYDPVKHFENTKSRQGRLIDKLTEHGVITADEAKTYKNESIQLSIKQKAQQYPSYSTFVLQELKWLIAEQTGYREKIDNTEDKMEKEFLQLELQKKTDAILRQGVHVYTALQPEKQRQDEAAINRILPKGDLQASATIIDNETREVISIFGGKDYRKHDLHRAFQSPRQPGSAFKPISVFAPYFEETSATPYSIVNGGPYCVGNFCPDNYGRIWYNNITVESAFKNSVNTSALRLFNAIGVETAFRYINRFSFESIIEKDRTFAAALGGLTYGVTSLEMADAYSSFIDGYYTPVHSIRKVTDLSGETIFSKPHKREEIWSASTTKTMRSLLNETVASGTGKGLYSSSGYIGAKTGTTNEFKDYWVAGLTDDYTAAVWIGYDQPRSMEAIERAKIHFSIFNAITE; from the coding sequence ATGAAACAACTTTTCGGCTACATTGTCATTTTATCCAGCATTCCTTTACTTCTTCTGATTGGAAATGAAGTTTGGAAAGAAATGGCGAAAGCGGAGCAATATGAACAATTAATCAAGCAATCGATTGTGCTCCCTGAAGTAACTTCCACATCGCCCATTACTTTATACGATGCAAACAACAAAATTTTCAGTGAAGAATATACGGAGTGGTCACAGCCACTTACGCTGGATGAAGTCCCTGAAATTGCAAAACAGCTATTTATATACAGTGAAGATGAAAGTTTTTATGAACATATCGGTTTTGATGTGAGTGCAATCGCCCGCGCGCTCCTCGCGAATAAATCTGAGCAGTCCATCCAGCAGGGCGGCTCCACCATTACACAACAGCTTGTCCGTATGCGTTATTTAACAACGGACAAAACATACGAGCGGAAATTGATGGAGCTTTTTTACGCTTACGAAATCGAGAAATCCTATTCAAAAGACGAAATTTTCGAGATGTATTTAAATGAAATGTATTTCAGCAATCAAGTATATGGAATCGGAGCTGCAGCAACTTATTATTTCAATCGGCCATTATCAAAACTTTCCATTCCCGAAATCGCTTTTATCGCGGCTATTCCGAACAATCCTTCATTATATGATCCGGTCAAGCACTTCGAAAATACAAAGAGCAGACAGGGACGGTTGATCGATAAACTGACAGAGCATGGGGTTATTACAGCAGATGAAGCAAAAACGTATAAAAACGAATCGATTCAATTAAGCATTAAACAAAAGGCACAGCAGTATCCGAGCTACAGTACATTCGTTTTACAGGAATTGAAATGGCTCATTGCCGAACAAACAGGCTACCGTGAAAAAATTGACAATACAGAAGATAAAATGGAAAAGGAATTTCTGCAGTTAGAGCTGCAGAAAAAAACGGATGCTATTTTACGTCAGGGTGTTCATGTATATACTGCGCTACAACCTGAGAAACAGCGACAGGATGAAGCGGCCATTAACCGTATTTTACCGAAAGGCGATTTACAGGCAAGTGCCACGATTATTGATAATGAAACTCGCGAAGTGATCAGTATTTTTGGCGGGAAAGATTATAGAAAGCATGATCTGCACCGTGCATTTCAATCACCAAGACAGCCGGGCTCTGCATTTAAGCCGATCAGTGTGTTTGCCCCTTACTTTGAAGAAACATCGGCAACGCCTTATTCGATCGTAAATGGCGGTCCGTACTGTGTCGGGAATTTCTGCCCGGACAACTATGGACGGATCTGGTACAACAATATTACAGTGGAATCAGCATTCAAAAACAGTGTTAATACAAGTGCTTTACGATTGTTTAATGCCATAGGGGTTGAAACAGCATTTCGTTATATTAACCGGTTCAGTTTTGAATCGATTATTGAAAAAGACCGCACTTTTGCCGCAGCATTGGGCGGGTTAACCTATGGTGTAACTTCACTGGAAATGGCCGATGCATACTCCAGCTTTATCGACGGCTATTATACCCCTGTCCATAGCATTCGAAAAGTAACGGATTTATCGGGAGAAACGATTTTTAGCAAGCCTCATAAACGGGAAGAAATATGGTCTGCTTCGACAACGAAAACGATGCGCAGCCTTTTAAATGAAACGGTCGCGAGCGGTACGGGGAAAGGACTTTATAGCTCATCCGGCTATATCGGAGCCAAAACCGGTACGACGAACGAATTTAAAGATTATTGGGTTGCCGGATTGACGGATGATTATACGGCAGCTGTATGGATCGGGTATGATCAGCCCCGTTCAATGGAAGCGATTGAGCGTGCAAAAATTCACTTTTCTATATTCAATGCCATAACAGAATAA
- a CDS encoding YufK family protein, translating to MKNPYLYGYLPFITIILFSFSFSMLAISESLQLLHAIGVYNGMREFLSDLELRFVLLIVFVLLFFMIFSALKLIGETIHELGMLFFSKDKEGQTIHAARGGYVVFFFGAFASVIGSQSLPILVGIFVFTVFCYFIYNVYKKSQSMSIPGLIGLIFYEVITWFLLLAIVVYAVIKLYNGILASLPFA from the coding sequence ATGAAAAATCCATATTTATATGGCTACTTACCATTCATTACAATTATTTTATTCAGTTTTTCATTCAGTATGTTGGCAATATCAGAATCGCTGCAATTACTTCATGCAATCGGTGTCTATAATGGAATGCGTGAATTTTTATCGGATCTGGAGTTGCGTTTCGTTTTGCTGATTGTTTTTGTGCTACTATTTTTCATGATTTTTTCAGCATTGAAGCTGATCGGAGAAACGATTCATGAGCTTGGGATGCTGTTCTTCTCAAAAGATAAAGAAGGGCAAACGATCCATGCTGCACGTGGTGGATATGTGGTCTTCTTTTTTGGAGCATTTGCTTCGGTAATCGGGAGTCAATCCTTACCGATTCTAGTCGGCATTTTTGTGTTTACGGTTTTTTGTTATTTTATTTACAATGTTTATAAAAAGAGTCAGTCTATGTCCATACCAGGTTTGATCGGATTAATCTTTTATGAAGTAATTACCTGGTTTCTTTTATTGGCTATAGTCGTCTATGCCGTTATTAAGCTGTACAACGGTATTCTTGCGAGCTTGCCGTTCGCATAG
- a CDS encoding leucyl aminopeptidase codes for MNIESTAKTFETQTSETLIIGVQKHREQMKNWSAFSGFYGDIIDAWLHAGEISSDTKKITKLPYSGSHSSLKRIYFVGLGERKNITANELREVFAAVGKELKASKVSDAAVWIESFTTDQLEEAEVAYLAGEGLNLGYYSVQNYKTSSNEPKTYFDQIQFVTEANMEDVIGNFEVGKIYADAVNEARTLINLPPNLLTASDLADYATELANIYGLEVEILNKAQMEELGMGGILSVNKGSVEEPRLITLKYKGKPEWEDVIGFVGKGVTYDTGGYSLKPREGMVGMKGDMGGAAAVLGAMRIIGETRPKQNVVAVIGSTDNMVSGDAFKPDDVITMYNGKTVEVLNTDAEGRLVLADAMTYAKQQGANYLIDVATLTGGVIVALGKDKTGALTNNEEFFEEFMGAALETGEFVWRLPLTESDKKRIRKSDVADLNNSPGRDGHMIFGGGFVGEFAEGTPWVHLDIAGTSDADAPHALGPKGGTGAMVRTLATLVELRDN; via the coding sequence ATGAATATTGAATCAACAGCAAAAACGTTTGAAACACAAACTTCTGAAACATTGATTATCGGAGTACAAAAACATCGTGAACAAATGAAAAACTGGTCAGCGTTCAGCGGATTTTACGGAGATATCATTGACGCATGGCTTCATGCAGGTGAAATTTCATCAGACACAAAAAAAATTACGAAATTACCGTATTCAGGCAGCCACTCTTCACTTAAACGTATTTACTTTGTCGGTCTCGGCGAACGCAAAAATATAACAGCGAACGAATTACGTGAAGTATTTGCAGCAGTCGGGAAAGAACTGAAGGCATCAAAAGTAAGTGATGCGGCAGTTTGGATAGAATCGTTTACAACAGATCAGCTGGAAGAAGCGGAAGTTGCGTATTTAGCTGGTGAAGGTTTGAATTTAGGCTATTATTCAGTACAAAATTATAAAACGTCTTCAAATGAGCCGAAAACATATTTTGATCAAATTCAATTTGTTACGGAAGCGAATATGGAAGATGTGATCGGTAACTTTGAAGTAGGTAAAATTTATGCGGATGCGGTAAATGAAGCGCGTACACTGATCAACTTACCTCCTAATTTACTGACAGCAAGTGATTTGGCAGATTATGCAACAGAGCTTGCCAATATTTATGGTTTAGAGGTTGAGATTTTAAACAAAGCACAAATGGAAGAACTCGGTATGGGCGGTATTTTATCTGTCAATAAAGGTTCTGTAGAAGAGCCGCGTTTAATCACATTGAAATATAAAGGGAAACCGGAATGGGAAGATGTAATCGGCTTTGTCGGAAAAGGGGTAACATACGATACAGGCGGCTACTCATTAAAACCGCGTGAAGGCATGGTCGGCATGAAAGGCGATATGGGCGGTGCGGCAGCAGTTCTAGGTGCAATGCGCATTATCGGTGAAACACGTCCGAAACAAAATGTCGTTGCGGTCATCGGTTCTACAGACAATATGGTATCAGGAGATGCATTTAAGCCGGATGATGTTATTACGATGTACAACGGCAAAACGGTTGAAGTATTAAATACAGATGCGGAAGGCCGTTTAGTATTGGCGGATGCTATGACATATGCGAAACAGCAAGGTGCGAACTATTTAATCGATGTAGCAACATTAACGGGCGGAGTAATCGTTGCACTGGGCAAAGATAAAACAGGTGCTTTAACAAATAACGAAGAATTTTTCGAAGAGTTTATGGGGGCGGCACTTGAAACAGGTGAGTTCGTATGGCGTTTACCATTAACAGAAAGCGATAAAAAGCGTATCCGTAAATCGGATGTTGCGGATTTGAACAACTCGCCGGGACGTGACGGCCATATGATTTTCGGTGGTGGCTTCGTTGGAGAGTTTGCAGAAGGAACTCCTTGGGTTCACCTTGATATTGCAGGGACTTCTGATGCGGATGCACCGCATGCACTAGGACCAAAAGGCGGCACAGGTGCGATGGTGCGTACTTTGGCAACACTGGTAGAATTGCGCGATAACTAA
- a CDS encoding divergent PAP2 family protein — protein MELLQNTPLWLGVFAIVFAQILKVPIHFIVTKKVDWSLLTSTGGMPSSHSAAVTSVATAVGIETGFDSPTFAVAAMLAGIVMYDASHVRFQAGQHAAVLNEIRHDLRLFFDEIKRWPEMNEQEKIEDLKTLLGHKKSEVFIGGLAGIVFAALWYTIQML, from the coding sequence ATCGAACTTCTACAAAATACGCCGCTTTGGCTTGGGGTTTTTGCGATTGTTTTTGCGCAGATTTTAAAAGTACCGATTCATTTTATCGTAACGAAAAAAGTGGATTGGAGCTTACTGACATCTACCGGCGGAATGCCAAGTTCCCATTCTGCAGCTGTAACAAGTGTTGCGACGGCGGTCGGTATCGAGACCGGATTTGATTCACCGACTTTTGCTGTTGCAGCGATGCTGGCAGGAATCGTCATGTACGATGCGAGCCATGTCCGCTTTCAGGCTGGACAACATGCGGCCGTTTTAAACGAAATTCGCCACGATCTCCGTTTGTTTTTTGATGAAATTAAACGTTGGCCGGAAATGAATGAACAAGAAAAAATAGAGGATTTGAAAACATTATTAGGTCATAAAAAAAGTGAAGTATTCATCGGGGGATTGGCAGGAATTGTTTTTGCGGCATTATGGTACACCATTCAAATGTTATAA
- a CDS encoding YuiB family protein, whose translation MNDVSLVQVIISVVLFFVMFFGIGFLLNMLLRMTWLMAIVYPVVVIFIIDEVSFLDYFFKAGTAFPALIDKVQALKIVDIVVLSGGFGGAIVSGFVMIALRKAGYRMF comes from the coding sequence ATGAATGATGTTTCGTTAGTACAAGTAATCATTTCCGTCGTATTATTTTTTGTCATGTTTTTCGGTATCGGCTTTTTATTGAATATGTTATTGCGGATGACATGGTTAATGGCTATCGTCTATCCGGTTGTCGTAATTTTTATTATTGATGAAGTAAGCTTTTTGGATTATTTCTTTAAGGCGGGGACAGCATTTCCAGCTTTAATCGATAAAGTTCAAGCATTAAAGATTGTAGATATTGTTGTCTTATCCGGTGGTTTTGGCGGGGCAATCGTATCGGGCTTTGTTATGATTGCGCTGCGAAAAGCAGGATATCGCATGTTCTAG
- a CDS encoding NUDIX hydrolase has translation MKKDRGKVWLGVAAIVENSAGEWLLVKKTYGGLKGAWSLPAGFVQPAETVTTAVMREILEETGIDCEVKGLVGFRSGVILNDISDNMAIFYCKPVDNDQPFTLQEREIGEACWMAPSEIIHHELSSVMLREMANQHAAQHIHPIIEGVNPGDVFGYSEYHLFFKK, from the coding sequence ATGAAAAAGGATCGTGGAAAAGTATGGCTTGGAGTCGCCGCAATTGTTGAAAATTCTGCAGGAGAGTGGCTGCTCGTAAAAAAAACATATGGGGGACTAAAAGGTGCCTGGTCTTTACCGGCAGGGTTTGTCCAGCCGGCTGAAACCGTTACGACAGCTGTGATGCGTGAAATATTGGAGGAGACGGGAATTGATTGCGAAGTAAAGGGACTTGTCGGCTTTCGTTCCGGTGTAATACTGAATGATATTAGTGACAATATGGCGATTTTTTATTGTAAGCCTGTCGATAATGATCAGCCTTTTACTTTGCAGGAAAGAGAAATCGGGGAAGCGTGCTGGATGGCACCGAGTGAAATTATTCATCATGAACTCTCATCGGTCATGCTCAGAGAAATGGCAAACCAGCATGCAGCACAGCATATTCATCCGATTATCGAAGGTGTAAACCCTGGGGACGTATTCGGTTATAGCGAATATCATCTGTTTTTCAAAAAATAA
- a CDS encoding NAD(P)/FAD-dependent oxidoreductase → MKRPTILVLGAGYGGLTTIVNLQKLINANEAEIILVNKNDYHYETTWLHEVGAGTISPDKARYPISKVINHNVTFVIANVENIDVNTKKVETSAGEFSYDYLVIGLGFEGETFGIPGLKEHALSLTNINTARQVREHIEYQFASWTLDEVKDDSKLTIVVGGAGFTGIEFLGELGNRIPELCREFDIPQEKVRLLCVEAAPTVLPGFDPELVEYAQEQLRKKGVEFSIGTPIVEATAEGVNIKLNEENTEFIKAGTVVWAAGVRGNALIESSGIESNRARIAVREDMRAPGFDDVFVVGDCAFLLNEEAGRPYPPTAQIAMQQGEIIAKNIKHLMYDEPTEIFAYDDKGAVCSLGQEDAIGTAFGRKFTGKPASALKKVVDDRALYLVGGVGLTLKKGKFKFI, encoded by the coding sequence ATGAAGAGACCGACTATTTTAGTATTAGGCGCAGGGTATGGGGGATTAACAACAATTGTAAATCTTCAAAAATTAATCAATGCAAATGAAGCAGAAATTATTTTAGTGAACAAAAACGACTATCATTATGAAACAACTTGGCTTCATGAAGTAGGGGCAGGTACGATTTCTCCGGATAAAGCACGTTATCCGATTTCAAAAGTTATTAATCACAATGTAACGTTCGTCATTGCGAATGTAGAAAATATTGATGTCAATACAAAGAAAGTAGAAACATCAGCTGGTGAGTTTTCGTATGATTATTTAGTGATCGGCTTAGGCTTCGAAGGGGAAACATTCGGTATTCCTGGCCTGAAGGAACATGCATTATCATTGACGAATATCAATACCGCACGCCAAGTCCGTGAGCATATTGAATATCAGTTTGCTTCTTGGACATTGGATGAAGTGAAGGACGACAGTAAACTTACAATTGTTGTAGGTGGTGCCGGCTTTACAGGCATAGAATTTTTAGGGGAGCTGGGTAACCGGATTCCTGAGCTTTGCAGAGAATTTGATATTCCTCAGGAAAAAGTACGTCTTCTTTGTGTAGAAGCAGCACCGACTGTATTGCCTGGATTTGATCCGGAGTTAGTCGAGTATGCGCAGGAGCAATTGCGTAAAAAAGGTGTGGAATTTTCTATCGGCACACCGATTGTGGAAGCAACGGCTGAAGGTGTGAACATTAAATTAAATGAAGAAAACACGGAATTCATTAAAGCCGGTACAGTTGTATGGGCTGCGGGAGTACGCGGAAATGCTTTAATCGAGTCTTCCGGTATTGAATCGAACCGCGCACGAATTGCAGTTCGGGAAGATATGCGCGCACCAGGCTTTGATGATGTATTTGTAGTGGGAGACTGTGCATTTTTACTGAATGAGGAAGCAGGCAGACCATACCCGCCGACAGCTCAAATCGCAATGCAGCAAGGTGAGATTATTGCAAAAAATATAAAGCATCTAATGTATGATGAGCCGACAGAAATATTTGCTTACGATGATAAGGGAGCTGTTTGTTCATTAGGTCAAGAAGATGCTATTGGAACAGCATTTGGCCGTAAATTTACAGGGAAGCCAGCATCGGCATTAAAGAAAGTCGTAGATGACCGCGCATTATATTTAGTCGGCGGTGTCGGCTTAACGTTGAAAAAAGGGAAATTCAAATTTATATAA
- a CDS encoding EAL-associated domain-containing protein: MSVLELLDKLDQIEILYEPIYSADGHRIVAYEAIGQVESENEKEPINIEQFTYEKDVPADIRAEIEQIFVRRSLQNVAHLIDDVGLYIPCNPELLLLDFGESYFTMLKETVAESNLRNITLVMTEHLYEGEMSQLQHLIRYIKTYGIKIALADVGSQTQLENILLLEPAILKINVSQLNYNLWGAQNHAFSTIRTLAVKMGTQLLVENIETVYQLQHGWKNGTRYFKGPYLQLPHKELQVRDSLKERFRQDCEQFIATEKKLLLQKYEEMKRLERMICSTVEQVNPSTSRIDKLIQLANALEKCAFRIYICDSNGFQTSPNIRWNDGEWEKQEAIIGKNWSWRPYFLLNIIKMTKDNKGELSSVYSDIETGELTRTYSMAISNEEFLFIDIKYDYLYEHNIVN; encoded by the coding sequence ATGAGTGTTTTAGAATTACTGGATAAGTTAGATCAAATCGAAATTTTATATGAGCCAATCTATAGTGCAGATGGACATCGCATTGTGGCTTATGAAGCGATAGGCCAAGTGGAAAGTGAAAATGAAAAAGAACCGATCAATATCGAGCAATTTACATATGAAAAAGACGTACCAGCAGATATTAGAGCAGAAATTGAACAGATTTTTGTGCGTAGATCGTTGCAAAATGTCGCACATTTAATTGATGATGTCGGTTTGTATATTCCATGCAACCCCGAACTGCTTTTGCTGGATTTTGGGGAAAGTTATTTTACGATGCTGAAAGAAACAGTCGCTGAATCGAACCTCCGAAATATTACCCTTGTCATGACGGAACATCTTTACGAAGGGGAGATGAGTCAGCTGCAACATTTAATTCGCTATATTAAAACATATGGCATAAAAATAGCATTGGCAGATGTCGGCTCACAAACACAGCTTGAAAATATTTTACTGCTTGAACCGGCCATTCTTAAAATTAATGTGAGCCAGTTGAACTACAATTTATGGGGTGCGCAAAACCATGCATTTTCAACAATCCGTACACTTGCTGTTAAGATGGGGACGCAATTATTAGTCGAAAATATTGAAACGGTATATCAATTACAGCACGGCTGGAAAAACGGTACACGATATTTCAAAGGGCCATATTTGCAACTGCCGCATAAAGAGCTTCAAGTACGCGATTCTTTAAAAGAACGTTTCCGCCAAGATTGTGAACAGTTTATTGCGACTGAAAAGAAACTGCTACTGCAAAAGTATGAGGAAATGAAACGTCTAGAACGGATGATTTGTTCAACAGTCGAACAGGTCAATCCATCCACTTCAAGGATTGATAAACTGATACAGCTGGCAAACGCTTTGGAAAAATGCGCATTTCGTATTTATATTTGTGACAGCAATGGATTCCAAACATCCCCGAATATCCGCTGGAACGATGGGGAATGGGAAAAGCAGGAAGCTATCATCGGCAAAAACTGGAGCTGGCGACCGTACTTCCTGTTGAACATTATTAAAATGACAAAAGACAATAAAGGCGAATTGTCTTCCGTATACAGTGATATTGAAACAGGCGAGTTGACACGTACGTATTCAATGGCTATTTCAAATGAAGAGTTCTTGTTTATTGACATTAAATACGATTATTTATATGAACATAATATTGTAAATTGA